The nucleotide sequence TTAGATCTTGTACCTGCAGTGTTCCCTCAGTCAGGGGACCACATCTAGGTGAGTGTTTGAGAAAGGAACTGCAGACCATCTGGACCCCAACAATTCTGCCTCTGGAAGAACTGAATGGAAGGTTCAGTGCTTAGATACATGGAAGTGCTTTGTTCACGCTGACCTACAGTCAATGTAATTCCAATTAAAATCCCAACCAAAGGGGCTGACGTCCAGGCTGAGGCCAGAGTATCACACCATGTATTCTGTATGCAAACAGTACATGGGGTGTGGCAGGCACCCCTGGATGAGTACCCCAAGAACACATTTAGTGGTGTCAATTATGACTCCAGGAATGAGGTCCTGCTGTACCAGACCACAGACAACAAGGTAGCTCCAATTACACACAGCAAGTATGGATTGGCAGGGGAGGTAGGAACCACAGTGTACACCAGAAGTTACCACATGCATGAGTCTCTGCAGAATCCTGAGTGCAAAGGTGTTGCAGTGTTTTCTGCTATATGTGTAAAGGAACATAAAGGAGTGGAGTGGGGTTTAGAGGTAGGTGTTTCCTACTGCCTTAGTTAGAGATGTTAGTGATGCTCTATTTCCTCAGTGAAGAACTAACTCCACCTGTTTTCATATGTGACTGACTGCTTGTGGCCCTCTCAGTGTTGTGCTGTGGGTACATGTTACAGAGAAGGTACAGAAATAGTTAGGGAGTGGCTCAACTCCTGCCAATCTCAAGTCTCTGAGTTTCTCCAGGTCTGAGCtcactcaaccttaccagttcttctgtcctGTGGCATGGCCAACTTGCCCTATATTGTAGGGCCCATCACAGACATAATCAACCCAGCACCCTGTCTGTGTGGGAGGTCTCTCTGAAGTTCCTATGTAACTGCAGAAACCTGATCAAAAAGTTCTGATCTGCTCTTGTTCCATAGCCTTCCAAAGAGATAAATCGAAATTCCCATAACATGAAGGAGAAAACCTTAGAGCCCCTGTACCAAATATACTTTGAACTTTGGTAAATAAACCAGAGTTAAATTACCTTGCATCATGCGACAAATCAGCCTGATAAATACCTGAGACAAATAAATGGTTTTAAAGAAACCAGGATTCATTTGATTTTAGTGTCAAAGATGCCATCCGGTCAGTGGCTTTCCTGTTTGGGGGTCTGTGGTAGAGAAGAGCCCACGATGGGAGGCCTGTGCCACAGCACAGCAGCTCAAGGCCATGGCAGAAGGAGGCAGGACAGGAAAGGGCACCACTTCCCAAAATGTCCTTCAAGGGCATGCCCACAGCATCCTTGCTTCTTTCTGCTGAGTCTCACTTCCTAAAGCTGACCATCCACTCACAGAAGCACAGGCTGTTTACAACCTGGCCCTTAAGCTGGGGCTGGAAGGGCAAGTCTTGGACCCTAGAACTTTgagcctgaggcagaaggacagaAAAATTGAAACCAATCTGGGTTTCTAAGCAAGTTTAAACCAAACCCAGGCTACAGAGTGACACCATGTCTCAATGCTTGTTAGCACCCCCAAAAGATCAATCCCTAAAATTGGGTTACTGTGACAATGTTATAAATGCTGTGCCTTGTCATTTTCATAGACAGCCTGAGCACTTGTCAGAGCTGTTTCAGATACTGTGCTGGCACTGGGCATCTGTCAGTCAGTAGGTCAGGAGTAGGCATTGCAAGAGGATAACAGGGCTGAAGAAATTCCAAGTTTTGGATACAACCTCTCTCCAATGGATTCTGCACCAAAAGACGTCTATCAATTGGGACAGCAAAATACTAACTGTGGTTTATAGGTCAAGTGAGGAAGTATTTCTTGAGACAATACCTTACCAAATTCATCAAGTTGGAAAAAAGCATAAGAATTTATTACTAGGATATAAGTCTGGGTATACTTTACAACAGAAGTGTGAACAAGTCTAGAGATGCGTCACTGGATTGGAAGGCAAGGGAAGTTTTGACACCCCAAAACTTAGAAAGGCATTTACTATTGAAGCCAAAACTCTTGTCTATGAGAGggtggggatgtagctcagtggcagatcATTTCTCTAGAGTGCACAAGGCCCCAGGTTCAAACTCCagcacaaagaaaaacagagataaaaattgttaggttttgttttttgtttttcttaaatgacTGATAATTACCTGGGTCTCTTAGATAAAGAGGTGGCCCCATGATGGTTGGTCATATCAAACTGTTAGTAGTAGCTCTGGAGCAAATGCAGGTAGATAGAAATGTGCAAAGAAATTTTTGTAGGAGCCAATCAGAAAAAGAtggagtaattttttttattatttctacatgcaatttttaaactttattttttaactttcacATTtgtctgcactcacatgcatctTTCATGTATGGttactaagaaaaacaaaacaagtgtcCAACTCTGCTGTAGCTTAAGTTATCTGCAGTTGTGACCTCTGGGTGacaaactggggtcctctggaagggaggAATCTGGAAGAGGGGAAGTTCTCTAAACCACTGATATCTCACTGATCCCTAAgtcttatttttacttatgtgtctctgtgtgtctatgtacatgtgtgtgaacatgccaACAGATGCTATTAGAAGACATGAGATGCCCTGGAatgaagttacaggcagtggtAACCCATCCAGCATAGGTGCTGAAAGTTTggaatttgggtcctctggaagaacatcaagttctcttaaccactgaaccatctctgtacACCCTAAcatcatataatttaaaaaaggagagGCAGATATGTAAATATTTCTTATGATTCTAGCTTTCCAAGTATTTGTTTATAAGTGTGTGGCTAGGCTAGGACTCTTGGTCTATCCATTACTAAAAACAGTCACGAAGTGTGCAGTCAGTTGACAGGCAATACAGAGATTTCTATGTAGAATTCAGATTCAAACTTCAAAGTACCCTGCACAAGAGGACTCAGAATTTGATTCCTTATGATGGAGTTACCAGAACCATGGCTTGGCCAAGTGAAGAAACAGAAGGCTGGTTTTATAAGCAGGCAATGTACCAATCTGTGGGTTCAGCATGTTGAAGACTCTGAGCCACCAGCTCCACCCACAGAGCCTGCTCTATATCTATGGGTCTAAGGGGAGCTCACCCATTAGCTTGATTTCCAGGAGAACCAGCACTCAGTTCCACGGGAGCGACAGTGCAGATTGGGTAAGACACTGATTGTCTAGGTCTGAGACAGGAGGGGCAGTGATGGGGCAGTGTCCAGGAGAAGTGGCTCTGTGGACCCACAGTGACTGCAGAGGGCCTTCAGGAAGGGATAGGGGAAACTGAGGTAGTGTGGGAGTAgtcactttcttctcttttcGCAGCAAAAATGGGTCGGAAGCTGCTTGAGTCCAGACTTTGCCTCCTGGTGCTGCTGGGACTTGTCCTAATGCTTGCCTCATGCCAGCGACCAACCCCTTCCCAGTGGTTTACCATCCAGCATATCTATAACAGCACCTACCGCCGATGTGATGATGCAATGCTGGTCATTAACAAGAATAGAACAAGATGTAAGAACCTTAATACTTTTCTTCATACAACTTTTGCTGATGTTGTCCTTGTGTGTGGCAATCCAAATACCACCTGCAAAGACGGGATAAGTACAAATTGTCATGATAGTTCATCTCAGGTAAATATAACTGTCTGTAACCTCACAAAAAAGGCAAGCATTTATACCCAATGCAGATACAAAATGACAGAATCAGAGAAGAACTACACAGTTGCCTGTAATAACAGAACTTCACAGGACAGTCCCATCTACCCAGTGGTTCCTGTTCACTTGGATAGGACATTTTAGCTCCAGGGTCAGCACTCTGTACCTTCGCTCATCTGCTAATGGCCAAGATCGTCGTGGTGAAGAACCAATTCCTCTGTGCTGCAAATCAGCACCTGTCCTCATGAAGCCTATCCCTGACTCCCtttaattttcctgaatagatCTCTTCTAATCAATAAACACCTTTGCATACTCATCTAGatctttggtttctctgtgtctgaCAGGGGTGAGGAGAGCAGAaaggggagacacacacacagaggtgtgtgtgtgtgtgtgtgtgtgtgtgtgtgtgtgtgtgtgtgtgttgaggcaaAGTCTCATACCAATTGAGACATCTACCCAGTCCCTGGAAAGAATGAATCTGAGAACAGATGGGCTTCTTTCCAGAACATTCCTACAGGACATCTTTTCTGAAGTTTCTCTGTGGGAAAGAAGTGACTGGCAGAGGAGACCAGGGAATTGGGATCTCTCAGTGAGGCCATCCCTTGCCCTCCCCCTGCATAGCTGTCCTCAGAGGTCAGTTGTGAGATCATTCACCACAAACCAGGAAGGACAGATTCCAAGATAAGGAACTGGAATCCACACAGAAAAGAGATGAATAAGGACAGGGCCTGCCCTGACTCCTGAGGACAGAACTATAGTCAGGAATCAGGTTCAGACTGGACGGGCCCGTCTCTTTAAGGACATGGGCTTCCCCAGCATCACCTGGTGTGGCAGTGTGCATTCATGCAGTGTCAGATGCAGACTGGGGCAGAGGGGTGACATCCTCAGGTCTGTGTCTCTGACTTTCAGTCTGGATCCCAGCTTCCATTTTGCTCTTCCTTTCTGGGCCTCTCCTCCTCACTGGGCAGTGGTCATACTTCTTGCCCTCAGTGGACCACAGGCAGGGCTGCAGGGAAGCCACTCCTCTGGAGCAGTAAATGGATTTGTTTGTGGAATCTGCCCTTCTGGGTTGGTGTGGATCTTGCTGAGTCTGGCCTGGCCTTGGTGGGGATAGAATGACAGGGTTCTTGTCCCTGTTACAGGACCAGGAGATGTGGACTGGCatggcataaggcttgtttgtataataatgtacatatattcCTGATGCATTGAGCAATGTCTTCCCTGTTAACCTTAATGACTTCATCAGGACCTGAGACAGCATGAGTCCGGGTACCAAAGGTGTGCCTAATATCTTAGCAGAGTGGTACAGCCTGGGACCTTCAGTACAGCCTTTTAGGCTGTGGAAAGGAATGTTAAAAAGATGAGTTTGAAGATATATAATTTCTTAACTATGTGAAAattaaggatgcaatatgaattttaTGAGGGGCTTCTTGAATGTGAAAGAACCAAGGCAGCTTTCTATaaaccagcttgtcagaaagatgcaAAGGCAgtcagattcctgagttcaaggccagcctgggacaaagcaagtctcggcccaggtgtggtagaaacGGTAATTTCAGGAATAGAAATTTCTggtcccacccagctagtttACCATCTCTGTATGACAGAGGCCTGCAGATCTCTGAATCTTTTGCAgtgttaaaagaaaatatgttcttgCTGTTTCCTAAGAATTAAGGGCCTGGGTCAcaggatgctgattcataggataatccAAAGTAAACCTAGAGAGCTGTCTAGAGATTTCCAGAGAAAGTAGACCTGAGAGACAAAAACAGCAGAACAGCGGGAAAGCAGGCAGGAAAGCTGTGTCCAGCAGAGCACAGGCTTCCTGCTTGGACCCATGATTTGGCTTCAAGTGTTTCCTTTTgctgctcccagacaccccttctctcagaaaacCATTGGCAACCTCATTCTGGTCCTTGGTAGAATCTGCACTTTTCAAGTGAATGATAATTTTGGGGAACTTCAGGATGGACAGAATGTACTGATTTCAGGTGAAATTGGGTACAGCctgagggtctcactatgtagctctggctatcctgcaACTTTCTATGTAgggcaggctggctttgaactcacaataaacttcaatttttattcttaattttgttCCCTAAGGTAATTTTAAAGATCTGGTAAGAAACAAAGCAGACAACTGCTCAAGAATTTTTCAGGTCTGGTATAGAACTTTAATTTACTTTAACTCTCCCGGTAGGTCATGGAGATTTACCATCAAACATAGCAAAATTAACACAAGGTAAACACACTCTAAATGTCTGCTAAATTATCTAATTACCAGCAGAATTTAAACAGCAGGAAATTCAGGAATCAACCTTCCTGCAGAGTGTGCAGGGGCCAGAAAGAATAGCAACACCCAGGGGAATCCATGTGTGTTTTGTGGAGACAGAGTCTCCCAGGCTTTCAGACAGAACCAACTGTGTAAATGACAGGAATCCATGAAGTTCAGACCCTTGCTTAGGGACGTTAAGAAGGGATGATTTCTTGGCAGTGCTCAGAGGAAATGTGTTAATCAGATGTGGACACAACCTAAGAACCCCACTCTGTTTTGCAGAGTGTGACTGTTGGGAGGCAGGACTGGAAGTGTGGGATCCAATCAGGAGCTCACTCTCCAACCCTAATAATACTTGGATCCATGCAACAGACTAGAGCAGACATGAGGGTCTGGAGTTACACCAGGCATGCAgggctgagggtgtagctcagtagGCAGTGCTTGCCTACCATGTACAGAATCCTGGGTCCAGTCCCTAGCACTGCATAGGCAGAATATCCAATAATCCCAGTGTCTTGAGGTAAAGACAAGAGAATGGGAAGTgtgtggctagcctgggctacactgtgaaCTTGAGGCTAGCTCTGAATATCTGAGACCCTGTCtacaaaatcaaaagcaaaaaccaaaccaaccaaagaacaccaccaccaacccTGTGGTGATGGCATTTTCCTGCCCTGTGTTCTGTGGTCACTTTCTCCCTGACCTTTCCAACCTCTCCATTCATATACTCCAACCATAgccacaactttttttttttttttttggcctgggAGCAGGGTGACTCAGCCAAACAAGGAGGCCCATGTGCAATATCGAGCCCACTGTGGCTGGGCTCGATATCCTTGTAAACAGTCATCTAAGACTTCTATTGGCTTCTAGCCAGCACCACAGATACCCAGTGCTCTAGAGAGGTTCTTTTAACAACAGCACTCTCCTGAGACAAAGTCCTGTCTAGCCCTCTCTTCCtcaaagctttttttcttttttctctttttttctttatctttttctcaCATAGTTTATTTATCCCAGCAAAATCATTCAAACAGCATAAAGTTTACAATGTgactattttctattttttgttagtGAATGATTATTAAACAGGACCAAAGTGTTTCCCAAATacctttatataaaatattttgtgtattaaatgtaaagaaaaaatccaaatcaTTCCACAAATCTACATACATTCATAACTTAGCAACTTGCTATATATTAACAAAGTATAAAAGATCAAGGTTATTTTCTCAGCCAATTTCTCTTTACTGGTAGGCTGAATTTTGCATAACA is from Apodemus sylvaticus chromosome 8, mApoSyl1.1, whole genome shotgun sequence and encodes:
- the LOC127690960 gene encoding ribonuclease 2B-like; translation: MGRKLLESRLCLLVLLGLVLMLASCQRPTPSQWFTIQHIYNSTYRRCDDAMLVINKNRTRCKNLNTFLHTTFADVVLVCGNPNTTCKDGISTNCHDSSSQVNITVCNLTKKASIYTQCRYKMTESEKNYTVACNNRTSQDSPIYPVVPVHLDRTF